GGAAGGATAGTATGGGTTTATGGCGAATCTGGATCAGCACAGTAACCAACGGCTGCTGGTTTCCTACAATCGACCGTTGGGATAAGCGCTACCCGGGATCATCGATGTCCCTGGTGCCCTAGGCGGGCTACCGCCCCTACCTCCTCGATTGGTAGGCAGCTCAAAATCTGGGTTGCTGTTCAGCAGCATATCGTTGCGGTTTGGTCGCCTTTGTGGCGCTGGTCCGTAACCAGGCATCATAGACGGTGGCGGTGGGTTCCACCTCGGGTTGATGCCACGCTGGGAGATGCTAGTAAAAGTTGACCTCTCCGAGGCGGCTGGACTGCGAGAGCCATCCGGCATCTCGTCAAAATCTGGCCCACCTGCAGGTAGGTTTATGGGCGGTGGTATCCTCCCACCAGCTTGTCCCGGAACTGGAGTCCCACGTAATGAGGGATCAGGAGTAGCAAACCTCGGAGCTACGTCCTCGTAGTATTCCGACGTGCGTGACCTTGCCGGAGCACCCCCAGGTCCCGGTGAATTCCTCGATATAGAGAGGTCGGTCCTTGATGCGTTGAGTGGCTGTGGCATCATGCTTGGGTGTATTACGCTCTCTGCGCCAGGGGTTTTGCTGCGTTGGTCATTCCAATTCTGTCGGGCAGGTACGTATTGGGGTCTACACTTGATGTTAGCAAGGCGGGGGACTGATTGAAGACAAAAATGAGGGCCCTAGGAATATCGAATTACTAACCCTTCCTGGCTATAGTGGCTCGGCTCGCTCATGAGAGTTTGATGTCGCTGGGACGGAGGTTGTTGACCTGCAGGCGTGATACCCTGCTGGAGCCCTACCATCCCCTGTATGTCGGCATCGCTGTCTCGGAACTGCTGACCACCTCCGAAGCGGTTTGGCGGCGGCATTGCTGTGAAGCCATTTTGAGGCACCTGTGGACTACCTGTCTTGGCGTCCATCGCGACCGCCTGCCCTACTGGCGGCATAGGTTCTGTTCCAGGCAACGGAGGAGGCGATTCCGCTCTCGGTAGATCATCTGAAGGTGTGTGTTGGTGGCCGTACGCGGCGGACGAGACTGTTGGCGTTGAACCATTCATACCGTAACCAGGCGCTGAAGGAGGCCCTGGGGATTGTTGCCTCTGCCCATATGGTCCCTGTCCTGGCGGCGGGCCGTACGCCTCCGCCGGGGAGCCTCTCCTGTCATATTGGTAGCCAGGTGGTGGCGCGCGGCCCCTCATTGGTGGACCATAACCACCTCTTGGAGGCGGTCCATACCCTCCCCTGCCATTCGGCCCAGGTCCATATCCACCACGGCCTGGGGGCCCATAGCCTCCTCGGCTGCCGGGTGGCGGGCCATACCCGTAACCTCctctccctggtggaccgtaACCGCGGCCTCTGTAACCACCTCGAGCACCAGGGTTCATGCGCTCCGCTGATGGAGCCCTTTGCACACCATACGAATCTGTTGGTCCTTCCATCGGGTTTCCGTACTGATCCCTGCCCGAAGGTGCCCTGCGAGGCTGGTTGAACTGCCCATCTGGTCGGTTCGGGTCATTGTACTGCGCATTGGGGGAGCGGTTGGCCGGGCTGTTTGCCGTCAAAGGAACCCTATCTTCGCTGCTCAGATCGTCCCGCTTCTCGTAAGTCGCAAAGCTAGGCAATTTGTCGCCGACCGCGCCGTTAGCACCACTGACAACGGGAACAGTCGGTTTGTTCTCCGCTGGAGGCGTGACTTGCTGCGCTTGACGGTTGTAAAAGTTCTCGCCGCTCATCTCGGCGTTCTCTTCGATCCGCTTTTTCCTAGCTTTTCTTGAAACCAGCGTCCTCCGCATCGCACAAGCAACTAGTCCACTGAGCGCAACCAAGATTGTCGCCGCCAGAACCAGATATGAACCCCAAGCCATGTGGGGAACGAAGAGCAAAACGTCGACCAAGAAGGCAAGCAGGCAAATGACAAAGTTGAGTAGGCCAACGATGAAGACGATGAGAAGGTATCTCGCCGAGTGCGATGGCGAATGGAAGTGCGCGGCAATCGACATGGCAAACATGATCAGGGTAACGAGTGCGGCGACGGGATGGATGATCAGAATGGTAGAAAGCGTGCGTCTCGCCTGGCTCGGGAGGTCGaagttggcgttcttgtcGGCCAGCGCGGCGGCTATAGAGTTTGGAGGTCAGCAGGGTCAAGACGGAATCAACAAGGTCAAGGTTTAGTAAGGAATCTTACCCAGGCCTTCGTCGTAGCCAATCTCTATGGGGCTACATCTCGCATTGTTGTTGATGCAATACCCAAAAACACCAAACGTCACGCCGACGTACTCGCCAAGCGGGATGGCTTTGATGATGGGTGTCGACAAGACCGAAATCAACAACAGGCCAAATGCCGCGGCGAGCAGAACCGCCAGAGGCGTAGCCGGCCGTAACATGGCAGCGAGTCAATAGGTTCGTTGATCCGAGTCGTAGAGATGGAGGAAGTTTCGTTATTGCGAGTCCGCGTCTTCAAGACGCGGCCAAGGGAGCGAGAGCGAGAAGCTCCGCCAAAAGCGATCAAGTGTGGCCCAACCCTGATTTCACCTGAAAAGTTGGCGCTTGTTGAGGTACGAGTACGAGTGTAGAGCGAGGCGTTGGTAGAGATGATTCAATTGAACCCTTTTTCGAAGACATGTGACTCAACTCGGAAGCACCAAGAATGTCGGAGGGTATTGATCGGAAATGTGTTTCTGATCGTATCGTATAGACGTCGGTCGTTAAAAATGGCCGGTTCGGCTTCAAAGGTTCCGTCTCCTCGTGTCGGCCGCAAAAGCTCTGCAGCCCTTTCAAATTCCACAGTCGCCAATGATGTTTTGATTCGTGACCCAAATTCCAATGCAGCGTGTTCCGATCCAGCAGCCAGCCGCCCACTGAGAAAACGAATGTAGTTGCGTCCTTTGATTTGGACCCAGGTGATGACCTGTCTCCGGCggcgttgtcgtcgtcgtcgtcgtcgagtgTTTTGTTGGTTAatatttttttgttcggGTCCCATACAGCGAAGGACTTGGTGTATCAAGGAGGAAGGACGGAGACTCTGTGTCGTGGCGGCACGAGAATTTGGGGTGCAGGCCGACCTTGTGCCACCCGCACCACTCCAACCATGCTCACCCACGCTCCGCCTACCGGAAGGCCCACTTTTACCGCTCGCGCAACTCTTGCTGCGTGTGGGAGTTGGCCCTGGGTCCCTGGCTGGCTCGCTTGGCTCAGTCGCATGAGTTGACCGCGCCCCTGTCCAATCAAGTCCCCTCCCCGAGTCGATAAAACTGACCCACCGTCGAAGCGCCAAGCCTCGCGCGAAACGACGCTGGGTCCAGGAAAATCGCCCGCCCAGTGCAGATTAATGGTCTGCAGTGATACTTTGTAGCCATTTTCGGTGTCCTTGTCCGCAGATAGTTCTACTGTGGTAGACTAACCTCTTGCATGGATAATTTCCGCAATCGGTCCATCAGCCTTTCTGTGTGTGTGGGTGGGTGATCTTTAGCTCGTATGTGTCAAGGTATGTGTACTGACTGTAAGGCAAGAATTTCCTTTTGGCCTCATGACTGTGTATCCTAGTTCTCAGAAAATAGCCAAACTTATTACCGGTATTTTGATTTGCATGATAAAGAGTCATTTCAAAGTCCACATTCACAAAATGTAACTCTGTGTAACAGAAAGAAATCCGACTTTGAGAGTGATCTACGCGTCCCATTTTCAATTCAATCCAGGGCCTTTCAGTGTTACATTCAACCTGCTTTGTAACCTGTTCGTCTGCAGCACCTTTCGCGGAGCGCAAAAAATGCGGTCCGGCGGGCAGAATTTTCTGTTCAATATTTCGCGAGATTGCAACAGCGACCCCTCAGCCTAAAATATCGAAAAGCTGCATGTCATGTTACCCGTGTGGCCCAGCTCTTGGGTCCGAGATAGCAATGCAGAATTTTTAGATGAGCACAATGTTGATTCAGCGGAGTGAAGAGTGCGTGACTACAAGCGCAGTGTTCTTTAGTCAAACCCGCATGCCGGCATGGGCAAAGTTTCGAGGCTTTTGATTTACTTGAAGTGTATTTTTCCTTTCTCTTGAGGATCAGCCAACCTCGAAGCGCTACTACTGGAAAGCTTCAGCATCGATTTAAGATGCTCCAATAATAATACATCACTCTTCACTCCGCCCTGACCGTTAGGGCCATTCAAGAAATCATGCGCATGGCCTTACTCAAAATCCCGCATTCAAGCGCCACCCGGCTATCACACGCGGTAGGCCAACCTGGTTGAAAGGTAAGCATCCCAAGCAGCCGGGTTTGTCCGATTGTTGGCTTACAACATAAATTACGACGGAAAATATGGCGAAACTCACTGAAGCCTCCAAATACATGCGGTAGTGATTGGGTGCTTTATCTCTATGTATAATGAACATGTATTTGATAGCTGTGGATATtccatttttttattttactaGCTATGAATATCAGAGCTCTAGGAACGCTACCCTCTCTGATATTCGTCATTCTTCTGTGACCTCCTCAAACTATTTGCCTGAACATAAAACACCTGGTTGGCGACGTTCAAAAAAACCTAACAACGATAGAACCCCATTTATATCGTTGCCGGGCGTTCTTGACTTCGCCCAGAGGAGCGTGAggccctcggccacctacagAGGGCCACCATATTCTTGGGGTTAATATATTCACACCGCCGGAACCGAGGACATGTATTTTTCAGCGTTAGTGAAGCTGATGTGTTTGGACCGTGGGTCCACCGAAGCTTTGATCAATGGTTGACGACTGGAAAAGTGCCTTATTCGCATTTTGTGGCATATGATACGATTGTCGGTGCTTGAAATATTCCCAAGCTGGATTCGTTACacactgttttctttttctttttctctttttatcGTGTGGTTTGGATCCAGTTTACTGAAGCCACAAGTATAGATCTTTATTGCAACCAAGGTTCAAGCAGGAGTTCTATTTATAACCTACGGTGTAGCCTCACCTGGGACGGACACTGGCAAAACTTGCAATCAGGGAGATGATGGCGCGACAGATTGCAAACCTGCGGTGATGATCACAGTCTGATGAACTTTTGATCCTAGCCCTCCATTGTTGCATAGTTGCCAACCACCCAGTAGGTACGTGCGAATACGTTTGAATGCTCGTATAATACCCATTGGTGCGTAGCTTCCTACGCTAATTTGTTGCTCTGATCTATGACTGACTACTACCAGAAAAGGCTAGGTGCAGCACTAAGAAGTCCGCCCCTCAGCAGCTAGCTGGCAGTTCCCTCGATCAAAATGACATCTCACGACCGAAATGATTGGCTTGATCCTGCGTCGAGGGATGTCACGATGCAGATTGGTGTGCCTGAAAAAGCAAGGCAGTAAACGGAGCCATGGGCTGTCGCCCAACGAACCATATCTCCGGACCAGAGCCGAGACGCACTTCAATCAAGCACACATTTCGCACAATGGACCAGAACGCCCGGATCATCGAGTGGGTAAAAAGCAACGAAAACAGAATGGTCTTGGTAGGGCATGTAATGCATCGAGCTTCCGTTTATTTTTgtgcaccgccaccacccgCGCGTCAGAGCAAGGCCAATCCGACGCCCAATCGAACAGGGGCCTGTCCGAGGTTGGCCAGCATTTGAATGGATCTCGGCTGCCCATTTGCACTTTTGGAACGGTCCCTGACCAGGCTTTTGACACAAGCTTCCAAAAAGAAAGTAAAGCCGGACGAAAGCAAAGAGGCCAGATCAGCCAAACCCCGCTTCACTCACAagtgagaaaaaaagagagagtaaAAAGTGTATAAAAAAGGTGAtgaaataataaaaataagaaCTCCAGTGGCTCAGTCCCCACATGGTGCAATCAGTACCAAAGCACGACCACAAACTTGGAACGGACGagtttgtcttttttgcaTGCATTGTACGTGCGTACATACTGTAGGTAGATACCTGGTAGCTTGGTAgcaagtaggtacctaccttaggcaAGTAGGGGACGAGTTGTGCAGTATACAGTAGAATAGAAGCCATGCCCGACTAATTTAGTAGGGCTGATCCTTGGTTCACGGAAGGGTGGGGGCCTGGTCTCCGGCAGGGATGGCCCAAACGGTACGGAGTAAGCCGCTAAACAGCCTGCATGAACCCTCGAACCGTTCAAGCAAATCTCCAGATTCTAGTTTTAGATTTAGATCGACTTAGCATAGACTACTACTGCTGGGTAGAGGAAGATCCGCCTCGCCACTTTTGTTCTTAGTCGACTCGCTATGAGTGCAAATTTCCCTGTGAGTCTGGTAAGCATGGAATTCAATGCGCGAAGACGCTTTATATAGTATGGAAGTTATGATTGTTTGGTTGGGCGGTTCACGTGTACAGAAGCAAGCCACTGGTGTGAATTGACTCTGGAACCTCCTCAGATCAGTGGAGCACAACCAAAAGAAACATTATATTTTCCCTTTACTGCTGTCGTCCTTCAATTCCAACTCAAAACTGAGATCCTGGATCTGGAGGTTGAACCCCGGACGAAACGCCCCAATCATGTTATTGTTCGCAGACATCCGGTTTGTGCTGCGGTAATCGTTGAGGAGGCATGCTTTCTTCTAGCCGTTGCAGATCATCAACTCTAATATTTCCTTATGGTTTGTAATTCTTTGTTTGCTTGCTCTCTTACAAATCTGTTTCTAACTAGTTTGGGGGTTGTAAAAAGCTTCTGGTTTCTCGTAAAATTATAAATGACACCAGGCGGGTTCGACCGCCTGCTTGATCATACGCAGGCAAGGCACCGCCGGGTAACATCAATACTGACACTTTTTACTGGGCGATCCAGTGATTAGTGCTTATGCACTACCAGGCTTAACTCGCATAGTACATGCCTCTCCTCTGCTAAACGCCGAATAAAATCTGGATATCCCATTTTTCTAGGCGAAACATCAAAAGTTTTACCCTTTTGGGTTCGTGGACTAAGCTCCTACTGCCAAGCAAACTTTCTAAGCGTACAATTTGCTGTCTTGCACGTCGCAAATTATAAAGCCGGGAGCGAATATGGAaaggaaggaaagaaaataagTATTATGTAAAATCTTCTGCTCTGTGTATGGAAAAGTTGCTCCTCTGTCGTGTTCCCATTTCAAGACTTGTTAGTACCGGACTAGAATAGTCCTTGATAACAACCCAACACAGAAATATGGATCCCAATGGGACGGTTAGCTAAATATCTAATATCAAGCCGAAATTAATAATTTGAGATGAGCTTGCTGTTAGGGATGGGCTGCTGTTGGGTTTTACGCTTAAAAAGACATACACCACAACAAGACTCGCCCGCCATTGGTGTTTATATCACAAAACGCTCTTTCGAGCTACCGGAATTCTACTGTTCTCATGTTGCATTGGTCCCTGGCTTCTCCTTTCCCATTTTGCCCTCTTATTCCCTTCAGTATTTGTTCTTTTATATGGGCTGGGTGTCTACCCGCAACCTTTTGGCTGTTATGACCAAAGACACGATAATAAGGAATATCTCTGATCCAATAGCCATAAAGTCCATGCATTCATGTTCTTTAAACTGCCGTTATAGTTAACTGTACCAATTATTTAACATACCCTCGCTGTGGGCTGATTTGAGCACTCAGCTGCAGGTTTACCCCGCCCACTGTCACAACGCCGCGTGGATTTCATACTAGCCCATTGACACACGATTTGAAGCAAGTGCCGTTTCTCTCGAGCTTCAGGAATATGTACAAGCACAGCCTCCACAGCAGCttgggtcttttttttatggTGACGCCCACTACGGTCACGGTCCAGGTTTTTTTGGCCCACAAACCTTGTCGAGGAGAACTTCCTTCTTATCAACGCCTCCGACATCTTAAAAGACATCCAGATAGGTGTGTTCAAAATACTGTTCCCAGGAAGTAGCTTGGCCCGATTCTCGGTACTGATGGATAGCCGAAATCCCAAACTTTGTCCCGGCTGCATTCAACATATATCCCAATATCATCCAGGCCGCCCAACAGAGGCAACCCGGCGATGCTAATGTTCCAGACACGGTTGATCTGTCCTATACCCTGATCTACATGGCAGTGAACTTGCCACTATCATCGAGATTATgatacagaaaaaaaaaacgagccTCTGGAGGATTGGCATACAGGTACCATGTTAGTAATCCCTGCAAATATAGATCTGATGGAGCGGCGACCTGGCATTCAGGTTCTTGATGATCTCATATGGAGGTATTTGCCATGGCTTACATATTGGGTAGTATGCAATGGGTGGCGGCAGGGGTATTGTCAGTTTCGGCCCACGGATATCTGAGGAGAAGGCACTTGATCCAGAAGATGTCATTTCAGAGGGCGCTGCTGAGGGATCTGCCAATTGTCACTCGAGGTAATGTTTGCGCAATGAAAGATGTAGCTGGGTTCGTATTCACTGCCATAGTCATTAACAAGGTTTGTCTCCGGGTGGAATGACAAGTGGTTACTTCAATGTGAATTAACAGACACCATACGCTTTCAGCTACGAGGACGACAAGCAGCAGCTGGTTGAGAATTGGGATCTTGCAAGTGCAACTCAATTCGGGCATAGCGTTTGTGTGTCGCGAGCTTGGGGGTGTTATCGGGCGACACGTAGGCACGTGATGGAAGGTGGGGATATCGAGGATCGGGATACCGCCGGATAAAGATTTTGTTCATCAAGCGCAGTGACCCACCGAGCTTGCTGCCCGTCGAGAAACTTAATTAATCAACACTTGGACGTTTGTTCTCTAATCCTCATGGAGTTATCAGGCGGGCGAATGAGGGCACCATAGAATTGTTCTCGGAGACTTTTGTATCTgaattttttcttttctgcctCCGCCCGATCCCGAGCCGTTTTCGTGAACTGCGCAGGTGGACTGAGCCCGATGCGGATTTAACGGAGCAACCTTCCCTAGATCGGGGATTATAAATCGCCGACGTCAGCAACGGCAAAGATAACGCCGCTAGAAAACAACTAGCTCACAAATACCAGATAACCGCCTTCTCTTACCAGAATTTACGAATGAAGTTGTTCTTTTCAAGTATACCATCAATGTCGCCATTCAGCCCATACCGGTAGAATAATAATACCTCATTGGGTTTTGTTTGTCTCGTATTACTGCTCGCCTTGCGCCAAGGCAGCCATGTTCCGACTCAATATAGCTCGCCTGAGCTCCGGCGCCCCAAACAGAAGATTACTCACCGCGACCACCGCCCGAATACCGAGCTGCCTGTCTTGCGCATCCCTCGCGCGACCGACACGCCGAATCCCCACGGCAATCTTACCATCCATCCGAACCCTCCAAACGCAGCACACACCCTCGGACTTTCGCCCCGCAGTACCGCCCTCTCCCTCATCCCTTGGCGGGCCAAGAAAGGCACGCACATATACGCGCAGCCGTAAATGGGCGCGCCGACTCTTCATCGCCAGCGCGGTGCTGGGCACCCTCTACGCGATCGACAGCCAGGTGTACGCCTCGGGCATGGGCCGGTCGCTGCGCACCTTTGGCACGGGACTGCTCGTTGCGCTCGACTACAAGATCAACTTCCGGCCggacccgctgccgctgatCGGCTCGTCGGGAACCATTGAGGACCTGCACCGCCGCAACGCCGAGCGCCTGTTTGAGCTGCTGCGCAAGAATGGCGGGCTGTACCTCAAGATTGGCCAGGCCATCGCCATGCAAAGCGCGGTGCTACCGCCCGAGTTTCAGCGCATGTTTGCGCGCATGTTTGACGACGCCCCCTCAGTGTCGTGGGACGAAGTCGAGAGGGTCATCAGGGAGGACTTTGGCGGGCGGTCCGTGCAGGATGTGTTTGGTGTGAGCTTCGCGGGCGCGGATGGCCGTGGCGTCATGGAGAGGTCGGCCAGGGCAAGTGCCAGCGTTGCGCAGGTGCACTGGGCG
Above is a genomic segment from Pyricularia oryzae 70-15 chromosome 7, whole genome shotgun sequence containing:
- a CDS encoding pH-response regulator protein palI/RIM9, with product MLRPATPLAVLLAAAFGLLLISVLSTPIIKAIPLGEYVGVTFGVFGYCINNNARCSPIEIGYDEGLAAALADKNANFDLPSQARRTLSTILIIHPVAALVTLIMFAMSIAAHFHSPSHSARYLLIVFIVGLLNFVICLLAFLVDVLLFVPHMAWGSYLVLAATILVALSGLVACAMRRTLVSRKARKKRIEENAEMSGENFYNRQAQQVTPPAENKPTVPVVSGANGAVGDKLPSFATYEKRDDLSSEDRVPLTANSPANRSPNAQYNDPNRPDGQFNQPRRAPSGRDQYGNPMEGPTDSYGVQRAPSAERMNPGARGGYRGRGYGPPGRGGYGYGPPPGSRGGYGPPGRGGYGPGPNGRGGYGPPPRGGYGPPMRGRAPPPGYQYDRRGSPAEAYGPPPGQGPYGQRQQSPGPPSAPGYGMNGSTPTVSSAAYGHQHTPSDDLPRAESPPPLPGTEPMPPVGQAVAMDAKTGSPQVPQNGFTAMPPPNRFGGGQQFRDSDADIQGMVGLQQGITPAGQQPPSQRHQTLMSEPSHYSQEGPQYVPARQNWNDQRSKTPGAESVIHPSMMPQPLNASRTDLSISRNSPGPGGAPARSRTSEYYEDVAPRFATPDPSLRGTPVPGQAGGRIPPPINLPAGGPDFDEMPDGSRSPAASERSTFTSISQRGINPRWNPPPPSMMPGYGPAPQRRPNRNDMLLNSNPDFELPTNRGGRGGSPPRAPGTSMIPGSAYPNGRL